In one Longimicrobium sp. genomic region, the following are encoded:
- a CDS encoding BlaI/MecI/CopY family transcriptional regulator, with protein sequence MPEATNLAGLSRRERQIMEIIYRRGKATAAEVMDEIPDPPTYSAVRAALRLLEERGRLKHELDGKRYVYLPTTPRSRARTTALRDVVRTFFGGSTEQVVNALLEEQKPSAAELERLAVLIARARGEEEGE encoded by the coding sequence ATGCCCGAAGCGACCAACCTGGCCGGGCTCAGCCGCCGCGAGCGCCAGATCATGGAGATCATCTACCGGCGCGGGAAGGCCACCGCGGCGGAGGTAATGGACGAGATCCCCGATCCGCCCACGTACTCGGCGGTGCGCGCGGCGCTGCGGCTGCTGGAGGAGCGCGGGCGCCTGAAGCACGAGCTGGACGGCAAGCGCTACGTGTACCTTCCCACCACGCCGCGCAGCCGCGCCCGCACCACGGCGCTGCGCGACGTGGTGCGCACCTTCTTCGGAGGGAGCACCGAGCAGGTGGTGAACGCGCTGCTCGAGGAGCAGAAGCCCTCGGCCGCCGAACTGGAGCGCCTGGCCGTGCTGATCGCCCGTGCCCGCGGCGAGGAGGAGGGCGAATGA